A region of Paenibacillus sp. JNUCC-31 DNA encodes the following proteins:
- a CDS encoding carbohydrate ABC transporter permease: MYHKSLPYRVFNIVNTCFLILVAIMCIVPMIHVLAVSFSTKAAADANLVNLWPVGFSLEAYKKTMNNPIFLNSLWISLLRTVIGTAITLLITFLAAYPLSKENSEFKGRTIYSWIFVFSMIFNGGLVPFYMVIQKIGLMDSFWVLVLPGAVNTFLVILMLNFFRGIPKELEEAALMDGANHFRTLFTIFLPISMPSIATIALFSMVFHWNSWFDGLLYMNNAKDYPLATFMQTVIIGRDMSSMSMNPKEMEALSQTTVRAAQIFIGSAPILIVYPFLQRFFVKGMTLGSVKG; encoded by the coding sequence ATGTATCACAAATCATTGCCTTATCGCGTGTTTAATATAGTCAATACCTGCTTTCTGATTCTGGTTGCCATCATGTGTATTGTACCGATGATTCATGTCCTGGCCGTATCCTTCAGCACGAAGGCAGCCGCCGATGCCAATCTGGTTAATCTCTGGCCTGTCGGCTTCTCGCTTGAAGCCTACAAAAAAACGATGAATAATCCAATCTTCCTGAACTCGCTTTGGATCTCCCTGCTTCGTACCGTCATTGGTACGGCGATTACCTTGCTGATTACCTTTTTGGCGGCGTACCCGTTGTCGAAAGAAAATAGTGAATTTAAAGGAAGAACGATATATTCATGGATTTTCGTTTTTAGTATGATCTTTAATGGAGGACTGGTTCCGTTCTATATGGTTATTCAGAAAATCGGCCTGATGGATTCCTTCTGGGTGCTGGTACTCCCGGGGGCAGTCAACACCTTCCTGGTCATTCTGATGCTGAACTTCTTCCGCGGTATTCCAAAAGAGCTGGAGGAAGCGGCCCTGATGGATGGAGCTAACCATTTCAGAACACTGTTCACGATCTTCCTGCCCATTTCCATGCCGTCCATTGCAACGATCGCATTGTTCAGTATGGTGTTCCACTGGAATTCCTGGTTCGACGGTCTGCTATACATGAATAACGCCAAGGATTATCCGCTGGCTACATTTATGCAAACGGTCATTATCGGACGGGATATGAGCAGTATGAGCATGAATCCCAAAGAAATGGAGGCTCTCTCGCAAACTACGGTAAGAGCAGCTCAGATTTTCATCGGAAGTGCACCGATTCTGATTGTGTATCCATTCCTGCAGCGCTTCTTTGTCAAAGGTATGACCTTGGGCTCAGTTAAAGGCTGA
- a CDS encoding ABC transporter permease, whose protein sequence is MRTLKRTWPFHVMLLPAIIFLIIFSYIPMGGIVMAFQNYKPWLGINGSEWVGLDNFRFLFEREDSLQVIWNTLIIAVLKLIFNLFVPFVFAILLNEVRKMAVQRTIQTLVYLPHFLSWVILGGILIDLLSTGGLVNRVLGSFGLGPYFFLGDNSWFRSTVILTDVWKEFGYNMIVFLAALAGINPALYEAAEIDGAGRWKQTLHITIPSLVPMLMVVGTLALGNVLNAGFDQIFNLYNPLVYQTGDIIDTFVYRSAMQNGEMGFATAIGLFKSVISMILILVSYSLAKKYAGYRIF, encoded by the coding sequence ATGAGAACTTTGAAACGAACTTGGCCATTCCACGTAATGCTGCTGCCAGCCATCATCTTTCTGATCATTTTCAGTTATATTCCCATGGGCGGCATTGTCATGGCATTTCAAAACTATAAGCCTTGGCTTGGCATAAACGGCTCGGAATGGGTCGGGCTGGATAATTTTCGATTTTTGTTTGAACGTGAGGACAGCCTGCAGGTCATTTGGAATACACTGATCATTGCAGTACTTAAACTGATATTTAATTTATTTGTACCCTTTGTTTTTGCCATTTTGTTAAATGAAGTTCGCAAAATGGCTGTACAACGAACCATCCAGACACTGGTATACTTGCCCCACTTCTTATCCTGGGTTATCCTGGGCGGGATTTTGATCGATCTGCTTTCGACGGGAGGCTTGGTGAACCGGGTGCTAGGGAGCTTCGGACTCGGGCCGTACTTTTTCCTTGGTGATAACAGCTGGTTCCGTTCGACGGTCATTCTGACAGATGTGTGGAAGGAATTTGGCTATAACATGATTGTGTTTCTGGCTGCTCTTGCCGGGATTAATCCTGCGCTCTACGAAGCAGCAGAAATTGACGGAGCTGGACGGTGGAAACAAACGCTGCACATCACGATTCCTTCACTTGTGCCGATGCTGATGGTGGTTGGAACACTGGCGCTCGGTAATGTACTCAATGCCGGATTTGACCAGATTTTCAATCTGTACAATCCGCTCGTTTATCAAACGGGTGACATCATTGATACATTCGTATATCGTTCAGCCATGCAAAATGGTGAGATGGGCTTCGCCACAGCAATCGGATTGTTCAAATCCGTGATCAGCATGATTTTGATTCTTGTATCCTACAGCCTAGCCAAAAAATACGCCGGATACCGCATATTCTAA